One window from the genome of Aeromonas sp. FDAARGOS 1405 encodes:
- the mpl gene encoding UDP-N-acetylmuramate:L-alanyl-gamma-D-glutamyl-meso-diaminopimelate ligase: protein MHIHILGICGTFMGGLAVLAKQLGYRVTGSDANVYPPMSTQLEQQGIELTEGYDPSQLDPAPDLVVIGNAMSRGNPCVEYVLDRNLPYISGPQWLLEHVLQDRWVLAVAGTHGKTTTASMLAWVLEYAKLEPGFLIGGVPGNFPVSARLGSAPFFVIEADEYDCAFFDKRSKFVHYHPRTLVMNNLEFDHADIFPDLAAIQRQFHHLMRTVPSNGRVLFPQTDDNLTAVRKMGCWSEVELVGQDDAKWKAVKLADDGSAFEVWLDGEKQGEVHWECIGEHNVNNGLMAIAAARHAGVMVEHGIAALCQFKSPKRRMELKGEVAGISVYDDFAHHPTAIETTLGGLRAKVGKARILAVLEPRSNTMKLGVHKEELAGCFDGADEVFFFQPPNIGWDLGEVTAHMTRPAKVFNDLETLINRLVAESRDGDHILIMSNGGFGGIHDKLIARLKDYHGEL from the coding sequence ATGCATATTCACATTCTCGGGATCTGCGGCACCTTTATGGGTGGTCTGGCGGTGTTGGCAAAACAGCTTGGTTATCGGGTGACCGGTTCGGATGCCAACGTCTATCCCCCCATGAGTACCCAGCTCGAGCAACAGGGCATCGAACTGACCGAAGGCTATGACCCCTCCCAACTCGATCCGGCGCCGGATCTGGTGGTGATCGGCAACGCCATGAGCCGCGGCAACCCCTGTGTTGAATATGTGCTGGACCGCAATCTGCCCTACATCTCCGGCCCCCAGTGGCTGCTGGAGCATGTGCTGCAGGATCGCTGGGTACTGGCCGTTGCCGGCACCCACGGCAAGACCACCACCGCCAGCATGCTGGCCTGGGTGCTGGAGTACGCCAAACTGGAGCCCGGTTTCCTTATTGGCGGCGTGCCGGGCAACTTCCCGGTCTCCGCCCGTCTCGGCTCTGCCCCCTTCTTCGTCATCGAAGCGGACGAGTACGACTGCGCCTTCTTCGACAAGCGCTCCAAGTTCGTTCACTACCACCCGCGTACCCTGGTGATGAACAACCTGGAGTTCGACCACGCCGATATCTTCCCGGATCTCGCCGCCATCCAGCGCCAGTTCCACCACCTGATGCGCACAGTGCCGAGCAACGGCCGGGTGCTGTTCCCGCAAACGGATGACAACCTCACCGCCGTACGCAAGATGGGCTGCTGGAGCGAAGTGGAGCTGGTCGGTCAGGACGACGCCAAGTGGAAAGCGGTCAAGCTGGCCGATGACGGCTCCGCTTTCGAGGTGTGGCTGGATGGCGAAAAGCAGGGCGAGGTGCACTGGGAGTGCATCGGCGAGCACAACGTCAACAATGGCCTGATGGCTATCGCGGCTGCCCGCCACGCCGGTGTCATGGTGGAGCACGGTATTGCAGCCCTCTGCCAGTTCAAATCCCCCAAGCGGCGGATGGAGCTCAAGGGCGAGGTAGCTGGCATCAGCGTTTATGACGACTTCGCCCACCACCCCACCGCCATCGAAACCACCCTTGGCGGTCTGCGTGCCAAGGTAGGCAAAGCCCGTATCCTGGCAGTGCTGGAGCCGCGCTCCAACACCATGAAACTGGGGGTACACAAGGAGGAGCTGGCCGGCTGCTTCGATGGTGCTGACGAGGTATTCTTCTTCCAGCCTCCCAACATCGGCTGGGATCTCGGCGAAGTGACTGCCCATATGACCCGACCGGCCAAGGTGTTCAACGATCTGGAGACCCTGATCAACCGGCTGGTGGCCGAGAGCCGTGATGGCGACCATATTCTGATCATGAGCAACGGCGGCTTCGGTGGCATTCATGACAAGCTGATCGCCCGCCTCAAGGATTACCACGGCGAACTATGA
- a CDS encoding flavin prenyltransferase UbiX, with protein sequence MNKAITLALTGASGAPYALRLLQCLVQADYRVYLLASSAARVVLKTEQQQDWPGSPKELSAYLCRQYGAIDGQIVACGKEEWFSPVASGSAAPKQMVVCPCSMGTVSAIANGTSDNLLERAADVVIKERGQLILVPRETPFSAIHLENMLKLARLGVTIMPAAPGFYHEPKSIADLVDFMVARILDHLGVEHELTHRWGYGHG encoded by the coding sequence ATGAACAAAGCGATCACCCTGGCGCTGACCGGCGCCTCCGGCGCCCCCTACGCCCTGCGCCTGCTCCAGTGTCTGGTGCAGGCGGACTATCGGGTCTATCTGCTCGCCTCCTCGGCGGCTCGTGTGGTACTCAAAACCGAGCAGCAGCAGGATTGGCCCGGCTCGCCGAAAGAGCTCTCTGCTTATCTCTGTCGCCAATATGGCGCCATCGATGGGCAGATCGTGGCCTGCGGCAAGGAGGAGTGGTTCTCGCCGGTCGCCTCCGGTTCGGCGGCCCCCAAGCAGATGGTGGTCTGCCCCTGCTCCATGGGCACCGTCTCGGCCATTGCCAACGGCACCTCGGACAACCTGCTGGAACGGGCGGCGGACGTGGTGATCAAGGAGCGTGGCCAGCTGATCCTGGTGCCCCGCGAAACCCCCTTCTCGGCGATCCATCTGGAGAACATGCTGAAACTGGCGCGGCTCGGGGTGACCATCATGCCCGCCGCGCCCGGCTTCTACCATGAGCCAAAGAGCATTGCGGATCTGGTGGACTTTATGGTCGCCCGCATCCTCGATCATCTGGGTGTCGAGCATGAGCTGACCCACCGCTGGGGCTATGGACACGGCTGA
- a CDS encoding TetR/AcrR family transcriptional regulator, with product MEPRAEIRRRTRLSPEARRSQLMECAIEVFSRRGIGRAGHAEIAEQAKVSVATVFNYFNTREELVDEVLAEIERFVNQMLSQAYSGNGSMFDKIKRHVSLSVDAAYDQPDYAGIWLEWSSSVREEVWPRYTRLLDQCLELIASELQTAMDAGEITSVLSAQDLARSLTGFGYVMMQMINQPQRPAREEVTDFLFKYVTAPIQAC from the coding sequence ATGGAACCACGCGCAGAAATAAGACGTCGTACCCGGCTGTCGCCGGAAGCTCGTCGCTCCCAATTGATGGAATGTGCCATCGAGGTGTTCTCCCGTCGCGGTATTGGCCGTGCAGGTCACGCCGAGATAGCCGAGCAGGCCAAGGTCTCTGTTGCCACCGTCTTCAACTATTTCAACACCCGCGAGGAGTTGGTAGATGAGGTATTGGCCGAGATCGAACGTTTCGTGAACCAGATGTTGTCGCAGGCATACAGTGGCAATGGTTCAATGTTCGACAAGATCAAGCGCCATGTGAGCTTGTCTGTCGATGCGGCCTACGACCAGCCCGATTACGCAGGTATCTGGCTGGAGTGGAGTTCCTCGGTTCGGGAAGAGGTATGGCCCCGCTATACCCGGCTGCTCGATCAGTGCCTTGAGCTGATCGCCAGCGAGCTGCAAACCGCCATGGATGCAGGGGAGATCACCAGCGTGCTGTCGGCACAGGATCTGGCCCGCTCTTTGACCGGTTTTGGCTATGTGATGATGCAGATGATCAATCAACCCCAGCGCCCGGCGCGCGAAGAGGTGACTGATTTCCTGTTCAAGTACGTGACGGCACCTATTCAGGCTTGCTGA
- the hpt gene encoding hypoxanthine phosphoribosyltransferase — MKHTVEVMISEAEVAARIAKLGEEITARYQGSDEVVMIALLRGSCIFLADLCRQCQLPITLDFMTASSYGSGMHSTRDVRILKDLDDDIKGKDVVIVEDIIDTGYTLNKVREILSLREPKSLAICTLLDKPSRREVQVPVDWIGFAIPDEFVVGCGIDYAQKYRNLPFIGKVVPQE, encoded by the coding sequence ATGAAACACACCGTCGAGGTGATGATCTCCGAGGCTGAAGTCGCCGCCCGGATCGCCAAATTGGGTGAAGAGATCACCGCCCGCTATCAGGGTTCTGACGAAGTCGTGATGATTGCGCTGCTGCGCGGTTCCTGCATCTTCCTGGCCGACCTCTGCCGCCAGTGCCAGCTGCCCATCACTCTGGACTTCATGACAGCCTCCAGCTACGGCTCCGGCATGCACAGCACCCGTGACGTCCGCATCCTCAAAGACCTGGACGATGACATCAAGGGCAAGGATGTGGTGATCGTGGAAGACATCATCGACACCGGTTACACCCTCAACAAGGTGCGCGAGATCCTCTCCCTGCGCGAGCCGAAATCCCTGGCCATCTGCACCCTGCTGGACAAACCCTCCCGCCGCGAAGTGCAGGTGCCGGTCGACTGGATTGGCTTCGCCATTCCGGACGAATTCGTGGTCGGCTGTGGCATCGACTACGCCCAGAAGTACCGCAACCTGCCGTTTATCGGCAAAGTGGTACCCCAGGAGTAA
- a CDS encoding ABC transporter ATP-binding protein has product MNALEISGLKKTYQGGVEALKGIDLTVRQGDFFALLGPNGAGKSTTIGVISSLVNKSAGKVKVFGYDIDSDLEQAKAQLGLVPQEFNFSQFEKVIQIVTHQAGFYGVPKAEAKIRAEKYLRQLDLWEKRDMPARTLSGGMKRRLMIARALMHEPKLLILDEPTAGVDIEIRRSMWTFLKDLNEQGVTIILTTHYLEEAEMLCRNIGIIDKGRLIENTSMKNLLGKLGRETFLLDLAPGSAVPEVPEFNGRMQDERTLEVDLDKSQSLNSLFEQLSKQQVQVVSMRNKANRLEELFVNLVEEGRKA; this is encoded by the coding sequence ATGAACGCATTGGAAATCAGCGGCCTGAAAAAGACCTATCAGGGGGGCGTCGAAGCCCTTAAAGGCATCGATCTTACCGTCAGGCAGGGGGATTTCTTCGCCCTGCTCGGCCCGAACGGCGCGGGCAAGTCCACCACCATCGGCGTCATCAGCTCGCTGGTGAACAAGAGCGCCGGCAAGGTGAAGGTGTTTGGCTACGACATCGACAGCGATCTCGAACAGGCCAAGGCCCAGCTCGGGCTGGTACCGCAGGAGTTCAACTTCAGCCAGTTCGAGAAGGTGATCCAGATTGTCACCCATCAAGCCGGTTTCTACGGCGTGCCCAAGGCGGAAGCCAAGATCCGCGCCGAGAAGTACCTGCGCCAGCTCGATCTGTGGGAGAAGCGCGACATGCCTGCCCGCACCCTCTCCGGCGGCATGAAGCGTCGCCTGATGATCGCCCGCGCCCTGATGCACGAGCCCAAACTGCTGATCCTCGATGAACCGACCGCCGGGGTCGATATCGAGATCCGCCGCTCCATGTGGACCTTCCTCAAGGATCTCAACGAGCAGGGCGTCACCATTATTCTCACCACCCACTATCTGGAAGAGGCCGAGATGCTCTGCCGCAACATCGGCATCATCGACAAGGGTCGGCTGATCGAGAACACCAGCATGAAAAACCTGCTGGGCAAGCTGGGTCGCGAGACCTTCCTGCTCGACCTTGCGCCAGGTTCTGCCGTACCTGAGGTGCCGGAGTTCAACGGCCGGATGCAGGATGAACGTACCCTTGAGGTGGATCTCGACAAGAGCCAGTCACTCAACAGCCTGTTCGAGCAACTGTCGAAGCAGCAGGTGCAGGTCGTGAGCATGCGCAACAAGGCCAACCGGCTGGAAGAGCTGTTCGTCAATCTGGTCGAAGAGGGGAGAAAAGCATGA
- a CDS encoding ABC transporter permease, protein MNLAIYYIAFKSILAKEVSRFTRIWIQTLVPPAITMSLYFVIFGNLIGSRIGDMGGFTYMEFIVPGLIMMSVITNSYSNVASSFFSAKFQRNIEEMLVAPVPNYVIIAGYVGGGVARGLCVGLIVTLVSLFFVPLQIHHLFSVCVTVLLTAILFSLGGLINAVFAKTFDDISIIPTFVLTPLTYLGGVFYSISLLPPFWQGVSQVNPIIYMVNAFRYGFLGISDVPLGTAYLIIIGFIVALYGIAWWLISRGTGLRH, encoded by the coding sequence ATGAATCTGGCCATCTACTACATCGCCTTCAAGAGCATTCTGGCCAAAGAGGTAAGCCGCTTTACCCGGATCTGGATCCAGACCCTGGTGCCACCGGCCATCACCATGAGCCTCTATTTCGTCATCTTCGGCAACCTGATCGGTTCGCGCATCGGTGACATGGGCGGCTTCACCTACATGGAGTTCATCGTGCCCGGCCTCATCATGATGTCGGTGATCACCAACTCCTACTCCAACGTCGCCTCCTCCTTCTTCAGCGCCAAGTTCCAGCGCAATATCGAGGAGATGCTGGTCGCGCCGGTGCCCAACTACGTCATCATCGCCGGTTATGTGGGCGGAGGCGTGGCACGCGGCCTCTGTGTCGGCCTTATCGTCACCCTGGTGTCGCTGTTCTTCGTGCCGCTGCAGATCCACCATCTGTTCAGCGTCTGCGTGACCGTGCTGCTCACCGCGATCCTCTTCTCGCTGGGTGGCCTCATCAACGCGGTGTTTGCCAAGACCTTTGACGACATCAGCATCATCCCCACCTTCGTGCTGACACCCCTCACCTATCTGGGCGGGGTGTTCTACTCCATCAGCCTGCTGCCCCCCTTCTGGCAGGGTGTCTCTCAGGTGAACCCCATCATCTACATGGTGAACGCGTTCCGTTACGGTTTCCTCGGTATCTCCGACGTGCCGCTCGGCACCGCCTACCTCATCATCATCGGCTTTATCGTGGCCCTCTACGGTATCGCCTGGTGGCTTATCTCCCGCGGCACCGGCCTGCGCCACTAA
- a CDS encoding double-cubane-cluster-containing anaerobic reductase, whose product MSLITELPAIFDSFSDARRQGFLAVMALKERQIPLVGTYCTFMPQEVAMAAGAVVVSLCSTSDETIEEAEKELPRNLCPLIKSSYGFGKTDKCPYFYFSDLVVGETTCDGKKKMYEYMAEFKPVHVMQLPNRADDEASRTLWRSEIVRFKELLEQQFGQPISEQALRDAIVLKNRERRALADFYRLGQLNPPALSGTDLLKVVYGATFRFDKEQLISELQEMTRRIKTEYAEGKRLDARPRILITGCPIGGAADKVVRLIEEHGGWVVGYENCTGAKATEQCVSEQGDPFDALTDKYLAIGCSCISPNHQRMNLLSQMVEEYQADGVIDVILQACHTYAVESLAIKRHVRERHGIPYMAVETDYSSADKGQLATRLAAFIEML is encoded by the coding sequence ATGTCACTTATCACCGAGTTGCCAGCCATTTTCGATAGTTTTTCAGATGCTCGTCGTCAGGGCTTTCTGGCTGTGATGGCACTCAAGGAGCGACAGATCCCCCTGGTCGGCACCTACTGCACCTTTATGCCGCAGGAGGTGGCGATGGCCGCCGGCGCGGTGGTGGTATCGCTCTGCTCCACCAGCGACGAGACCATCGAGGAGGCCGAGAAAGAGTTGCCCCGCAACCTCTGCCCGCTGATCAAGAGCAGCTACGGGTTCGGCAAGACCGACAAGTGCCCCTACTTCTACTTCTCCGATCTGGTGGTGGGGGAAACCACCTGCGACGGCAAGAAGAAGATGTACGAGTACATGGCCGAGTTCAAACCGGTGCACGTGATGCAGTTGCCCAACCGTGCCGATGACGAAGCCTCCCGCACCCTGTGGCGCAGCGAAATCGTCCGCTTCAAGGAGTTGCTGGAGCAGCAGTTCGGCCAACCCATTAGCGAGCAGGCGCTGCGCGACGCCATCGTGCTGAAGAACCGCGAGCGCCGCGCGCTGGCCGACTTCTATCGGCTGGGTCAGCTCAACCCGCCGGCGCTGAGCGGCACCGACCTGCTCAAGGTGGTCTATGGCGCCACCTTCCGCTTCGACAAGGAGCAGCTCATCAGCGAGCTGCAGGAGATGACCCGCCGCATCAAGACCGAGTATGCCGAGGGCAAGCGGCTCGATGCCCGCCCGCGTATCCTCATCACCGGCTGTCCCATCGGCGGCGCGGCCGACAAGGTGGTGCGCCTCATCGAGGAGCACGGTGGCTGGGTGGTGGGTTACGAGAACTGCACCGGCGCCAAGGCGACCGAGCAGTGCGTCAGCGAACAGGGTGACCCGTTCGATGCCTTAACCGACAAGTATCTGGCCATCGGCTGCTCCTGCATCTCCCCCAACCACCAGCGCATGAATCTGCTGAGCCAGATGGTGGAGGAGTATCAGGCAGACGGGGTGATCGATGTGATCCTGCAGGCCTGCCACACCTATGCGGTGGAGTCGCTCGCCATCAAGCGCCATGTGCGCGAACGCCACGGCATCCCCTACATGGCGGTCGAGACCGACTACTCCAGCGCCGACAAGGGACAACTGGCCACCCGGCTGGCCGCCTTTATCGAAATGCTGTGA
- a CDS encoding acyl-CoA dehydratase activase, with protein MSLSIGIDSGSTATKGILFDHKDGGRIVRRFMVPTPFRPLAAIEQGWEELSADLPERPHLTLTGYGRDLASFADRRVTEISCHGLGARLLCPSVHTVIDIGGQDSKVIQLDSEGNLTDFLMNDKCAAGTGRFLEVITRTLGARVEQLDELLEGAEPHDISSMCTVFAESEAISLRSAGIPAESILAGIVRAMARRSANFIGRLGARPTVLFTGGVSHCATFRHYLAEGLGCDVATHPDAQFAGALGAALFGARAMAGGKS; from the coding sequence GTGTCACTCTCCATCGGGATTGACTCGGGCTCCACCGCGACCAAGGGGATCCTGTTCGACCACAAGGATGGCGGGCGTATCGTCCGCCGTTTTATGGTGCCGACCCCCTTTCGTCCGCTGGCTGCCATCGAGCAAGGCTGGGAGGAGCTCTCGGCCGATTTGCCAGAGCGCCCCCACCTGACCCTGACCGGCTATGGCCGCGATCTGGCATCGTTCGCCGATCGCCGGGTTACCGAGATCTCCTGCCATGGGCTGGGGGCTCGCCTGCTCTGCCCGTCGGTACACACCGTCATCGACATCGGCGGGCAGGACAGCAAGGTGATCCAGCTCGATAGCGAGGGCAATCTCACCGACTTTCTGATGAACGACAAGTGCGCAGCCGGTACCGGTCGCTTTCTCGAGGTGATCACCCGCACTCTGGGGGCACGGGTCGAGCAGCTCGACGAGCTGTTGGAGGGCGCAGAGCCCCACGACATCAGCAGCATGTGTACCGTGTTTGCCGAATCGGAGGCGATTAGCCTGCGCTCGGCGGGCATTCCGGCCGAGTCGATCCTGGCCGGCATCGTCCGCGCCATGGCGCGGCGCAGTGCCAACTTTATCGGCCGCCTCGGTGCCAGACCGACAGTGCTCTTTACCGGCGGCGTCAGCCACTGCGCCACCTTCCGCCACTATCTGGCCGAAGGGTTGGGCTGCGACGTGGCCACCCACCCGGACGCCCAATTTGCCGGTGCGCTGGGGGCCGCGCTGTTTGGCGCGCGCGCCATGGCGGGAGGCAAGTCATGA
- a CDS encoding DUF3343 domain-containing protein has product MNEEFLYLFHSTLGTVRLRKRLELHGQSFRVCDVPRQLSAGCGLAIRLHCPPDEWQQWCQSGETAAVFRCEVDGDYQELARYPADSPDMAKQTPVAGSRSHG; this is encoded by the coding sequence ATGAACGAAGAGTTCCTCTACCTGTTCCACTCCACCCTCGGTACGGTCAGGCTGCGCAAGCGGCTGGAGCTGCACGGCCAGTCGTTTCGGGTCTGCGACGTGCCGCGCCAGCTCAGCGCTGGCTGTGGCCTCGCCATTCGCCTCCACTGCCCGCCAGACGAGTGGCAGCAGTGGTGCCAGAGTGGTGAAACCGCCGCCGTCTTTCGCTGCGAAGTGGACGGCGACTATCAGGAGCTGGCCCGCTATCCGGCCGATAGCCCGGACATGGCGAAGCAAACGCCTGTGGCTGGCAGTCGGAGTCATGGATGA
- a CDS encoding MauE/DoxX family redox-associated membrane protein, whose product MAVYLRMLARLTLGGFFLASAGFKLASPALFIEQIGAFGLIWPPLIPLAAWGLIALELCAGLAVIANRRWGLWLVIGLLALFIPVLGYGVAIGLDISCGCLGRADLSSLPEAIVRDLLLLTLAGALLRTSRPVFPF is encoded by the coding sequence ATGGCTGTTTATCTGCGCATGCTGGCCAGGCTGACGCTGGGGGGATTCTTCCTCGCCTCCGCCGGGTTCAAGCTGGCTTCCCCTGCCCTGTTCATCGAGCAGATCGGCGCCTTTGGCCTGATCTGGCCGCCGCTGATCCCGCTCGCTGCCTGGGGGCTGATTGCCCTTGAGCTCTGCGCAGGGCTGGCGGTCATCGCCAACCGGCGCTGGGGATTGTGGCTGGTGATCGGGCTGCTCGCCCTGTTTATTCCGGTGTTGGGCTATGGCGTTGCCATCGGGCTCGACATCTCTTGCGGCTGTCTGGGCAGGGCTGATCTCAGCTCGTTGCCGGAGGCCATTGTGCGGGATCTGCTGCTATTGACGCTTGCGGGCGCCCTGCTGCGAACTTCCCGCCCCGTTTTCCCGTTCTAA
- a CDS encoding cation:dicarboxylase symporter family transporter, translating to MFTLFTSLLFCLLCFALTRIPSTVPLSRKVLAGLLLGALFGLALQLGWGADDAGVQQTLEWVNIIGGGYVSLLKVVMMPLVFTSILSAINKLDQAQSLGKISAVLIGSMLTLVMIAGVVGMSITHLSGLTATGLLSHGSDAAALQQSMSTIDSAQTLPALLLSLVPTNFAADMAGSRGLSVIGVVIFTVLAGVALLQMKAEHPEAGARAAVAIDTLQLWVMKMVRVVIALTPYGVMALIARVVAHYPLSEILNLLGFILVCYVAILAMFAVHMVILLLIGQNPLHYLREVWGVLTFAFISRSSAASIPLSIETQQRLGVPASIANFAASFGANLGQNGCAGIYPAMMVAMIAPMLGINPFDPLFLLTLLPVIALGSIGVAGVGGGGTFAALIVLSTLNFPIALVGVMIAIEPLVDMGRTALNVNGSIMAAMITKRLLGEQAQSDVVEGDASRVAS from the coding sequence ATGTTTACCTTGTTTACTTCGTTGCTCTTCTGTCTGCTCTGTTTTGCCCTGACCCGGATTCCCTCTACTGTGCCGCTCTCGCGCAAGGTACTTGCGGGTCTGCTGCTTGGCGCCCTGTTCGGGCTGGCGCTGCAACTGGGCTGGGGCGCCGATGATGCCGGCGTTCAGCAGACCCTGGAGTGGGTCAATATCATCGGCGGCGGCTATGTCAGCCTGCTCAAGGTGGTGATGATGCCGCTGGTGTTCACCTCCATCCTCTCCGCCATCAACAAGCTGGATCAGGCCCAGTCCCTCGGCAAGATCAGCGCCGTGCTGATCGGCTCCATGCTGACCCTGGTGATGATCGCCGGTGTGGTAGGGATGAGCATTACCCACCTGAGCGGCCTTACCGCCACCGGGCTGTTGAGCCACGGCAGCGACGCGGCAGCCCTGCAACAGAGCATGAGCACCATCGACAGTGCCCAGACCCTGCCGGCTCTGCTGCTCTCGCTGGTGCCCACCAACTTTGCTGCTGATATGGCGGGTAGTCGCGGCCTCTCGGTGATCGGGGTGGTGATCTTCACCGTGCTGGCCGGGGTTGCCCTGCTGCAGATGAAGGCGGAGCATCCGGAGGCTGGTGCTCGCGCCGCCGTGGCCATCGACACCCTGCAACTGTGGGTGATGAAGATGGTGCGGGTGGTGATTGCGCTCACCCCCTATGGCGTGATGGCACTGATCGCCCGGGTGGTGGCCCACTATCCCCTGAGCGAGATCCTTAATCTGCTCGGCTTTATTCTGGTCTGCTACGTCGCCATTCTGGCGATGTTTGCCGTGCACATGGTGATCCTGCTGCTGATCGGCCAGAACCCGCTGCACTACCTACGGGAAGTGTGGGGCGTGCTCACTTTCGCTTTTATCTCCCGCAGCAGTGCCGCCTCCATTCCGCTCAGTATCGAGACCCAGCAGCGCCTTGGCGTGCCCGCCAGCATCGCCAACTTTGCCGCCTCGTTCGGTGCCAACCTCGGCCAGAACGGCTGCGCCGGCATCTATCCGGCCATGATGGTGGCGATGATTGCCCCCATGCTTGGCATCAACCCGTTTGATCCCCTGTTCCTGCTGACTCTGCTGCCGGTGATTGCGCTGGGCTCCATCGGGGTGGCTGGCGTCGGCGGTGGCGGCACCTTCGCCGCGCTGATCGTGCTCTCCACCCTCAACTTCCCCATCGCGCTGGTGGGGGTGATGATCGCCATCGAGCCGCTGGTGGACATGGGCCGTACCGCCCTCAACGTCAACGGCTCCATCATGGCGGCCATGATCACCAAGCGCCTGCTGGGCGAACAGGCGCAGAGCGACGTTGTGGAAGGTGACGCGTCCCGAGTCGCCAGCTGA
- a CDS encoding putative quinol monooxygenase, whose amino-acid sequence MSKKVYCIAQFLPKPGQEQALFQVLQALEPNTLREDGCLQYRVTRHIASPFAEGESFPIVFNEIWQDMAAFEAHCQRAEIKAFFERYCLAEDGLAAKWNVCVYSDEPEQYDTPVKK is encoded by the coding sequence ATGTCCAAGAAGGTTTACTGCATTGCCCAATTTCTGCCCAAACCCGGTCAGGAGCAGGCCCTGTTTCAGGTGCTGCAGGCGCTCGAGCCCAACACCCTGCGTGAGGATGGCTGCCTGCAATATCGGGTGACCCGCCACATCGCGAGTCCGTTTGCCGAGGGGGAGAGCTTCCCCATCGTGTTCAACGAGATTTGGCAAGATATGGCGGCTTTCGAAGCCCACTGCCAGCGCGCGGAGATCAAGGCTTTCTTCGAGCGTTACTGTCTGGCGGAAGATGGTTTGGCCGCGAAGTGGAATGTCTGCGTTTATAGCGACGAACCCGAACAGTACGACACCCCCGTAAAGAAGTAA
- the panC gene encoding pantoate--beta-alanine ligase, with translation MLVVNNPVVLREQISQWRREGRAIAFVPTMGNLHQGHLTLVKEAHSHAEKVVVSIFVNPMQFDKAEDLANYPRTLEQDCAALEAAGVDMVFTPTPEIMYPQGLASQTFVEVPGLSNLLEGALRPGHFRGVSTVVTKLFNLVQPDVACFGQKDYQQLALIRKMVADMAMPIEIVGVPTVRAEDGLALSSRNGYLTAAERAIAPELARTMNWIAEQIEAGDHHLPSLVAQASQRLDNAGFRTDAIDIVDAATLESATDESAQLVILMAAYLGKARLIDNQVVTLQQA, from the coding sequence ATGTTGGTCGTAAATAATCCCGTCGTTCTGCGTGAGCAGATCAGCCAATGGCGCCGTGAAGGGCGTGCCATCGCATTCGTGCCCACCATGGGCAACCTGCATCAGGGCCACCTGACGCTGGTGAAAGAGGCGCACAGCCACGCCGAGAAGGTGGTGGTCAGCATCTTCGTCAACCCGATGCAGTTCGACAAGGCCGAGGATCTTGCCAACTACCCGCGCACTCTGGAGCAGGATTGCGCTGCGCTGGAAGCGGCCGGGGTCGATATGGTGTTCACCCCGACCCCGGAGATCATGTATCCGCAGGGGCTGGCGAGCCAGACCTTCGTCGAGGTGCCGGGTCTCTCCAATCTGCTGGAGGGGGCGCTGCGTCCGGGTCACTTTCGTGGGGTCAGCACCGTCGTTACCAAGCTGTTCAATCTGGTACAGCCGGATGTGGCCTGCTTTGGCCAGAAGGATTACCAGCAGCTGGCGCTCATTCGCAAGATGGTGGCCGACATGGCGATGCCCATCGAGATCGTCGGTGTGCCGACCGTACGGGCCGAAGACGGGCTGGCACTCTCTTCGCGCAACGGCTACCTGACTGCCGCCGAGCGGGCCATTGCCCCCGAGCTGGCGCGCACCATGAACTGGATCGCCGAGCAGATCGAAGCGGGTGACCACCACCTGCCCTCCTTGGTGGCGCAGGCCAGCCAACGCCTCGACAACGCCGGTTTTCGTACCGATGCCATCGACATCGTCGATGCCGCCACCCTCGAATCCGCCACTGACGAGAGCGCGCAGCTGGTGATCCTGATGGCCGCTTATCTTGGCAAGGCCCGCCTTATCGACAATCAAGTGGTCACGCTGCAGCAAGCCTGA